The genomic window TCGTTCCACGCGGCGAGGAACGTGATCATGCCGAGCACGGTCATCGCGGGTCGGACGATCGGGATGACGATCGAGAAGAAGATGCGCGAGGTGCTGGCCCCGTCGATCCAGCCGGCCTCGAGCAGCTCGGTGGGGACGGCCTGGGTGACGTACTGGCGCATGAAGAACACGCCGAAGGCCGTCACGAGCGTGGGCAGGATGACCGAGATGATGTGGTTGTTGAAGTGCAGCTTGGACATCAGCAGGTACAGCGGGATGATCCCGAGCTGCGGCGGCACCATCATCGTCGCGACCGTGAACCCGAACAGCGCGTTGTTGCCCTTGAAGCGCAGCTTCGCGAACGCGAACCCGGCCATCGTGCAGAAGAGCACGGTGCCCAGTGCGATGGAACCGCTGACGACGAGGGAGTTGAGCAGGGCCTTGCCCATGTGCCCGTCGTCCCAGGCGGTCTTGAGGTTGGTCCAGAGGTTGCCGCCGGGCACGAAGGGCGGCGGGTCCGAGCTGATGTCGGCGGAGGTGCGCGAGCCACCGACGAGCGCCCAGTAGAGCGGGTAGACCGAGACGAGCGAGACGACCGTCAGGACGACGTACGTCGGCCAGCTCGCCCGTTGGACGTCGCCCGCGCCGCTGCGGCGGTTCCGGCGGCGCGGGGACTGCGCGGCTGCGGGAGTGGTCGGCTTCTCGAGGACCGCGCTCATGCGCGTGCTCCCTTCCGGCGCAGGCCGGGGATGCGGATCCGGCCGCTGACGAGCAGCGTGTTGAGCAGGGTGACGAGGATGATGATGACGAACATCGTCCAGGCGGTCGCGGCCGCGCGGCCGAGCGAGCCGTCGGTGAAGGCCTGCTGGTACATGAGCAGGCCCATGGTCTGGTACTGGTGGCTGCTGCCGCCGAGCGGGTTCGCGTTGCCGGCGCCGGCCGAGAAGAGCAGCGGCTCGCCGAACAACTGCGTCGCGCCGATCGAGGAGACCACGACGGTGAACAGGATCGTGGGCTTCAGGCTCGGCAGCGTGACGTTGCGGAACTGCTGCCACTTGCTCGCGCCGTCGATGGCCGCGGCCTCGTAGAGGTCACCGGGGACGGCCTGCATGGCAGCGAGGTAGATGAGGGCGTTGTAGCCGGTCCAGCGCCAGATCACGATGGTGGACACCGCGATCTGCGAGGTCCAGTGCCCGGGCTCCCAGGCGACCGGGGAGATCCCGACCGTGCCGAGCAGCCAGTTGAGCAGACCGCTGTCCGTCCCGAAGATCTGCGCGAACACCAGCGCCGCGGCGGCCACCGACGTGGCGTACGGCATCAGCATGATGACGCGGAAGAACGTGCGACCACGCATCTTCATGTTGAGCAGGTGCGCGAGCCCGAGGGCGACGAGCAGCTGCGGCACCGTCGACAGGATGCCGATGGTGACGGTGTTGAGCAGGGACTTGCGGAAGTACTCGTTGCCGAAAAGCCAGGTGAAGTTGTCGAAGCCGACCCACGAGCTCCCGGACGCGGTGAGGCTCTCCCTGTGCAGGGCCACCCACGCCGTGTCGAGCAGCGGGTACAGCCCGAACGCGAAGAACAGCACGAAGAACGGCGCGATGAAGCCGTACGCCGTGATGGAGCGGTCCCAGAGGGAGAGACGCTGCCGCAGGGTGATCCGCGGGCGTCCCGGTAGTGCAGCGGAGCTCGCCATGTGCTCTCTCGATTCTGTGGTTCGCGACGAGACCTGTGGCGCTCCGGCAAGGGGTCCGGAGCGCCACAGGTCACTGGTGGTGCAGGATCAGCCGCTCAGGGCGTCCTTCGTCGTCTTCACGGCCTCGTCCCAGGCCTTCTTCGGGTCCTTGCCCTGCTGCTCGACCGACTGGATGCCGTTGTTCAGGTCGACCTGGATCACGCCGTCCTTCGCGCCGTTCGGCTGGACCGGGATGTTCGCGGCGGCGTCGGCGAAGATCTTGCCGACGGGAGCGCCACGGAAGTACGGGTCCACGACAGCGGCGACCTTCGGGTCGCTCGCGGCCTTCGCGTTGCTCGGGAAGTGGCGGCCCGGGTCGGTGAAGAGCTTCACCTGCTGCTCAGCACCGGTGACCCACTTGATGAAGTCGTAGGCCTCCTTCTGGTGCTTGCTCGCCGTCGGGATGCCGAGGAACGAGCCGCCCCAGTTGCCGCTGCCGTTGGGCTCGGGGACGATGTCCCACTTGCCGCTGGCGGCCTGCTTGCCCTGCGCCTCGATGAAGGAGACCATCCACGCGGGGCAGGCGACGGTCGCGAAGCCGCCCTTGGCGATGGCGGTCATCCACGGCGGCGAGAACTGCGCGAGCTTCGCGCTCAGCCCGGCCTCGTGGGCCTGCATCGCGTAGTCCCAGGCCTTCGCCACGGCGGGGTTCGTGTCGAACACCGGCTTGCCGCTGGCGTCGTAGAACTTCGTCGAGCCCTGGTTCGTGATGGCGTTGAACAGGCTGGAGGCGCTGTCGACGAACGGGGCCTTGGGCTTGGCGGCCTCGTACTTCTTGCCCAGCGCGATGTAGCCGTCCCAGGTGGACATCGCCTTGGCGACCGACTCGCGGTCGTCGGGGATGCCGGCGGCCTTGAACAGGTCGGCGCGGTAGCAGACCGCCTGCGGGCCGATGTCGGTGCCGAGGGCGAGCAGCTTGCCGTCGGTCGTGCTGGCCTGCTTGATCTTCCACGGGAAGTAGTCGCCCGCGACGTCCTTGGCCCCGAGCGAGTCGAGGTCCACCCACTTGTCGGCCTGGTTCTGCGTGACGTCGGCGATGCGGCCGACCTCGATGCCCTGGACGTCGGCGAGGCCCGAGCCCGAGCGGAGGTGCGTCTGCAGCGCCGGCCAGTAGTTCTGCTCCTGCGCGACCGAGCTGGCCTTGATGGTGATGTTCGGGTGCAGCTTCATGTACGCGTCGTACAGACCGCTGGTGTCGAAGTCGAAGCCGCCGAAGGTCTGCACCGTGAGCGTGACCTTCTCGCCCGAGTCGGCGGCGGCGCCGCCGCTGCTCGCCGCGGGAGCCGCGCTGGCCGCGGCGCCGCCGCTGCTGGCGGGCTGGGTGTCCGAGCTCGCGGTGCTCTTGCTGCTGCCGCCGCACGCGGCGAGCATCGAGACGGCCGCGATGGCCGTCACCGCCTGTGCCGGCCACCGGCGCAGGGTCGGGTTGAGCTGCATGTGTCCTCCTGGGAGCGTTGGCGCCTCCGGCAAGCCGTCCTGGGGCCGGGGCACCGCGCGAGAGAGCGCTCTCTGACTCTGCGGGGAGAGCGCTCTCCCGTCAAGGCTCAGAACGATAACGAATTCACTACGGTCTCGCTGAACCGGTTAGCCCGTGCGACCGGTCGCACGGTCCGCGCCGCGGATCAGATGCGGCGGAAGTCGCGTACGGCGTAGCGCGGGGCGCGTCGCGGCCGCGGCGGGACGAGCCCGCCACCGAGGGCCAGCTCGACCATCCGCACCGCGCGGTAGCGGGCGCCGCGGTACGGCTCGAGCAGCTCGAGCATGCGCGCGTCGTCCGCCCACGGCTCCGCGGCCAGGGCCCAGCCGACGAGCCCCGGCAGGTGCAGGTCGCCGACCGAGACGTGGTCGGCGGAGCCGTGGGCGCGCTGCAGCACCTCGGCCGCGGTCCACGGGCCGATGCCGGGGAGGCTGCACAGGACGGCCGCCGCCTCGTCGGCCGGGAGCGCCAGCGTGCGCTCCAGGGCCGGCGCCACCGCGCAGGAGCGGACGATCGTCGCGGCCCGCTTGTCATCGACGCCCGCCTGGTGCCAGGTCCACGAGGGCACGCGGCACCAGTCGCGGGCCGCGGGCGGCGCCCACATGGGCACGGGGGTGGGGCCGGGAGCCGGGACGCCGTACGCGCGGACGAGGTCGCGCCAGGCGCGCCGCGCCTCGGTCGAGGTGACCTTCTGCTCGAGCACCGCCGGCACGAGCGCCTCCACCACGCACCCGGTGCGCGGCACCCGCCACCCCCGGTGCCGGCGCACCGACTCGGCGAGCACCGGGTGGGACGGCGCGAACCCCGCCGAGGCGTCGCTGGCGCCGAGCAGGTCGGGCACGCGGGCGACCGCCTCCTCCGCGCCCGGCCCCCACGCCTGCGCGGTCACGACGGTGCCGCTGGCCAGGTGCTCCGCGGCCAGCCGGAGGGAGGCGACGCCCGAGGGGAGCAGGGAGGCGCGCCAGACCGCCGGGAGCCCGCCGCCGACGGCGGGCTCCACCGCGTACGCCGGGTCACCGCCGCCGCGCCGCAGCGGCCCGAGCACCGCGCGCAGGTCGAGCAGGTGACCGGGGTCGTGCACGCCCGTCGCGTCCGGCCGCGCGCCCGACGTCGCCAGGGGCGCGGTGCGGGGCTGTGGGGTCACGCCTCCATGGTGACCGACGCACGGCCCGGGTGCGGCCAGCGGCTCGGTTCAGCCCCGCCGCCCCCGGAAGACCCAGACCCGGAGCAGGACGAACCGCAGGACCGTCGCAGCGAGGTTCGCGAGCACGAGCACGGCGACCTCGACCCCCCGGCTCGTCGTGCCCGCAGCGGCGAGGGCGGCGAGCGAGCCGCTGGTGAGCGCGAGCCCGAGGGCGAAGACCACCAGCCCCTGCGCCTGCTGGCGCAGCGCGCCCTCGCTGCTGACGACGCCGAAGGTGAGCCGGCGGTTCGCGGCGGTGTTCGCCACCGCCGTCACGAGCAGCGCGAGCAGGTTGGCGGCCTGGGCGCCGAGTCTGCCGCGCAGCCCGGCGTACAGCAGCACGTAGGCCAGCGTGCTCAGCACGCCGATCCCGCCGAAGCGGATCAGCTGCGCCGCCATGCCGCGGGGGACGCCGGGGACGCTGGAGGGGCCCGCGTCGAGCGGCCCCCGCCCGAGCTCGGAGCGCAGCCGTGCCAGCGGCAGCGACCCAGTCGCGAGCGCCCGCGACAGCCGCGCCACTCCCTTGAGGTCGGCGACGGCGGTGGCGACGATGTCGACCCGGCTGTCGGGGTCGTCGACCCAGTCGACCGGCACCTCGTGGATCCGCAGGCCCGCCCGCTGGGCGAGCACGAGCAGCTCGGTGTCGAAGAACCAGCCCGGGTCCTCGACGAGCGGCAGCAGGCGCTGTGCGACGTCGCGGCGCACGGCCTTGAACCCGCACTGGGCGTCACTGAAGCGCACGGCGAGCGTGCGGCGCAGGATCGTGTTGTAGCAGCGCGAGACCACCTCCCGCTTCGCTCCCCGCACCACCCGCGACGAGCGCGACAGCCGCGTGCCGATCGCCACGTCGCTGTGGCCGCTGACGAGCGGGGCGACGAGCGGGAGCAGGGCCCGCAGGTCGGTCGAGAGGTCGACGTCCATGTAGGCCAGGACCTGGGCCTCGGACTCCGACCAGACGGCCTTGAGCGCCCGCCCCCGGCCCTTCTCCTCCAGCCGCTGCACCCGGACCTCGGGGTACGCCGCGGCGAGCGCCGCCGCCACGAGCGGCGTCCCGTCCGTGCTGGCGTTGTCCGCGACCGTGATGCGGAAGCTGAACGGCAGCTCGGCGCGGAGGTACGCGTGGAGCCGCTCGATGCACGGCCCCAGGTCGCGCTCCTCGTCGAAGACGGGGATGACGACGTCGAGGACGAGGAGGGACTGCCGCGGCGCGGGGGGCGCGTCGCGCAGCGAGGTGGCGGGGAGCTCGAGGGCGGTGTCCATGGCTCGAGGTTCGGGCCCGGTGCTGTCGCACCCGTGTGCCGGCGCTGTGCCGTCCCTGTGAGCGTCAGGAGGCGGTGCGCTGGGGCTGCTCGGAGGCCCGGCGGGCCGGCTCGAGCAGCGCGTCGACCGGGCGGTCCGCCGACGGCGTCAGCGGCAGCCGCACGGTGAAGCGCGTACGTCCGGGCACCGAGCCCACCCCGACCGCTCCCCCGTGCGCGGTGACGATCGCGGCGACGATGGCGAGCCCGAGCCCCGTGCTGCCGGCGCCCCGCGAGCGGGAGGAGTCCCCGCGGGCGAAGCGCTCGAAGACGTCGGGCAGCAGGTCGGGCGGGATGCCCGGCCCGTCGTCGCTGACGGTGACGACGCACGTCCCGTCCTCCCGGCGCAGCGCCACCTCCACCGCCGTGCCGGGAGGCGTGTGCGTCCGGGCGTTGCTCAGCAGGTTGGCGACCACCTGGTGCAGCCGACCCGCGTCGCCGACGACCTCGACCGGCTCGTCGGGCAGGTCGAGCTCCCAGCGGTGGTCCTGCGAGACCGCGTGCGCGTCGCTGACCGCGTCCACGACCACCGAGGTGAGGTCCACGGGCTCGGCCGCCAGCGGGCGCCCCGAGTCGAGGCGCGCCAGCAGCAGGAGGTCCTCGACGAGCGAGGTCATCCGGGCCGCCTCCGACTCCACCCGCGTCATCGCGTACGCCGTGTCCTCCGGCAGCGTCGCCCGGTGCCGGCGGGTCAGCTCGGCGTAGCCCCGGATCGCGGCGAGCGGCGTGCGCAGCTCGTGGCTGGCGTCGGCGACGAACTGCCGCACCCGCATCTCGCTGGCGTGCCGGGCGTTGAGCGCGCTGTCCATCGAGACCAGCAGGCGGTTCAGCGCGGAGCCCACCTGCCCGGCCTCCGTGCGCGGGTCGGCGTCGCGCGCCGGGACGAGCTCGCCCAGCGCCACCTCGCCGCGCTCGAGGGGCATCTCGCTGACGCGCGCGGCCACGCCGGCGACGCGCTGCAGCGGGGCGAGGGCGCGGCGCAGCAGGGCGGCGCCCCCGAGGACGACGAGCAGCACGGTGCCGAGCGAGACCAGCAGGATGTCCAGGGCGACCTGGTGCACCTGGCGGGTCACCTCGGCCAGCGGGTAGCCGATCACGCGGACGACGCCCGTCGAGGGGGTGCCGAACGCGACCAGCCGGTAGTCACCGAGGCCGGGCACCGAGCGGGTGACCGGCCGGCGCTCGTCGGTCGCGGGGACGCTGAGGAAGACCGAGGTGCGCGTCAGCGCTGTCCCCGAGGAGCCGAACGACGACCCTGCCGGGAACACCCGCGCGTCCTCGACGGTGCCGTCGGAGATGCAGGCGAACACGGAGTTCGGGCGCGACGGGACCCGGACCGTGCCGCACCCCGGGTCGGCGCCCGGCGGTGGCACCTCGTGGCGCTGCCCTCCGCCGCCGGGCTGGGCGGTGAGCTGGCGGTCGAGGTTGCCGCGCAGCGAGTGGTCGATGGCGACCAGCGCGAGGCTGCCGACGAGCAGGCACGCGAGCGACGTGACGACCGCCAGCAGGAGCAGCAGGCGGGTGCGCAGCGAGCGCCCGGGCAGCCTCACGAGCAGCCTCAGGCGCCGGCGTCGACGGCGGGCTTGAGCACGTACCCCGCGCCGCGCACGGTGTGGATCATGGGCTCGCGGCCAGCGTCGATCTTCTTGCGCAGGTAGGAGATGTAGAGCTCAACCACGTTGGCCTGGCCACCGAAGTCGTAGTTCCAGACGCGGTCGAGGATCTGGGCCTTGCTCAGCACCCGGCGGGGGTTGCGCATGAGGTAGCGCAGCAGCTCGAACTCCGTCGCGGTCAGCGCCACGGAGTCGCCGCCGCGCCGCACCTCGCGGCTGTCCTCGTCCATGGTGAGGTCGCCGACCACCAGCAGCGGGCTCTCGGCCGCCACGCTCACCCCCGAGCGGCGCATGAGGCCGCGCAGCCGGGCGACGACCTCCTCGATGCTGAACGGCTTGGTGACGTAGTCGTCCCCGCCCGCGGTCAGCCCGGCGACCCGGTCCTCGACGGCGTCCTTGGCGGTGAGGAAGAGCACCGGCAGGCGCGGCGCCTCGGCGCGCAGCCGGCGCAGCACCTCGAGCCCGTCGATGTCGGGCAGCATCCAGTCGAGCACGACCGCGTCGGGCTGCTCGGCGCGGGCCACGCGCACCGCCGTCAGCCCGTCCGGCGCCGAGCGCACGTCCCAGCCCTCGTAGCGCAAGGCCATGGAGAGCAGCTCGGACAGGGTCGGCTCGTCGTCGACGACGAGGACGCGCACCGGGGAGCCGTCCGGCCGGCGGAGGTCCTCGGTGGCGGAGGGGTCGTTGGCACCGCTGCGCAGCCCGGTCGCGATCGTCATGCCACCACCCTCGGCCGTCCACGTGGGGACCCGCTGTCAGCCGGCTGTGAGGAGCCTGTGACTGCTGCCGGGCCGCCGGGCCGGCGGCTCAGCCCGCGTCGCTGCTGAAGCGCACCGAGCCCTCGGCCAGCTCGGCGCCGGCCCAGACGCGCACGCCGGTGAGCAGCTCGTTGCGGGCGCCGATGCGCGCCGCCTCGCCGACGACGACGCCCTCGAGCACGGCCCCGGCGCCGATGGAGGCACCTGCCCCGACGACCGAGTCGCGGACGACGGCGCCCTCCTCGACGACCGCGCCGTCGAGCAGGACGCTGCCCTCGACGACGGCCCCGCGGCCGACCACCGCGCCGGCGCCCACGGTCGTGCCGCCGCTCACCTTGGCGTCGATCGCCACCTCGCCGCCGGGGAGCACGAGCTTCTCCCCGGTCGGCCCGGGCACGGCCGTCGAGGCGATGCGGCCCGTCACGAGGTCGCGCGAGCCCTGGACGAACGCCGCGGGCGTGCCCAGGTCGAGCCAGTACGCGCTGTCGACGTGCCCGAGCACGAGCGCGCCGCTCGAGAGCAGCCCGGGGAACGTCTCCCGCTCCACCGAGACGGGGCGGCCCTCCGGGATCCCGTCGATGACGGAGCGCTTGAACACGTAGCAGCCGGCGTTGATCCGGTTGGTGGGCGGGTCGGGCGTCTTCTCGAGGAACGCCTCGACCCGGCCGCTCTCGTCGGTCACCACGCAGCCGAAGGCGCGGGGGTCGTCCACCTCGACCAGGTGGAGGGTGACGTCGGCGCCGCGCTCCTGGTGGGCGGCGACCTGGGCGGCGATGTCGTGCCCGGAGAGCACGTCGCCGTTGAAGATGACGACCGGCTCGTCAGGGGCGCTGCGCAGCTTGTCGGCGACGTTGCGGATGCCACCGCCGGTGCCGAGCGGCTCGGTCTCCGTGACGTAGTCGATCTCCAGGCCGAGCTCGGCGCCGTCGCCGAAGTGCGCGGAGAACGTCTCCGCGCGGTACGACGTCGCGAGCACGACGTGCGTCACCCCGGCGTCGCGCAGCCGCGCGAGCTGGTGGGTGAGGAACGGCACGCCCGCCGTCGGGATCATGGGCTTGGCGCAGTTCAGCGTCAGGGGGCGCAGCCGCGTCCCCTTGCCGCCGACGAGCAGGATGGCCTCGGACATGGAGGAACCCTAGCGGGTGATCGTTACCGCTCCGTGACCGAACGGCGGCGCCCGGCCTGCCACGCGGCGACGGCCGCCCCCGCGGTGAGCACGTCCCCGAGGGTCATGAGCAGCCGTGCCACGACCGAGACGGCGAGCGCCTCGGAGCGCTGCAGGACCGGTGCGAGCACGGCGACCAGCACGACCTCGCGGGGCCCGGCGCCAGCGGGGGCGAGGACGACGAGGAACCCCACCGACCAGGCTGCGGCGAAGCCGCCGACCGCGAGGGGCAGCGCGCGCCCGGGGGGCGCCCCCAGCGAGGAGGCG from Motilibacter rhizosphaerae includes these protein-coding regions:
- a CDS encoding carbohydrate ABC transporter permease encodes the protein MSAVLEKPTTPAAAQSPRRRNRRSGAGDVQRASWPTYVVLTVVSLVSVYPLYWALVGGSRTSADISSDPPPFVPGGNLWTNLKTAWDDGHMGKALLNSLVVSGSIALGTVLFCTMAGFAFAKLRFKGNNALFGFTVATMMVPPQLGIIPLYLLMSKLHFNNHIISVILPTLVTAFGVFFMRQYVTQAVPTELLEAGWIDGASTSRIFFSIVIPIVRPAMTVLGMITFLAAWNDFFWPVVTLSSDNPTVQVALNNIGVGYFTDYSIVFAGVVAGTIPVIVVFALLGRQIVGGIMQGSLKG
- a CDS encoding carbohydrate ABC transporter permease, with product MASSAALPGRPRITLRQRLSLWDRSITAYGFIAPFFVLFFAFGLYPLLDTAWVALHRESLTASGSSWVGFDNFTWLFGNEYFRKSLLNTVTIGILSTVPQLLVALGLAHLLNMKMRGRTFFRVIMLMPYATSVAAAALVFAQIFGTDSGLLNWLLGTVGISPVAWEPGHWTSQIAVSTIVIWRWTGYNALIYLAAMQAVPGDLYEAAAIDGASKWQQFRNVTLPSLKPTILFTVVVSSIGATQLFGEPLLFSAGAGNANPLGGSSHQYQTMGLLMYQQAFTDGSLGRAAATAWTMFVIIILVTLLNTLLVSGRIRIPGLRRKGARA
- a CDS encoding ABC transporter substrate-binding protein, whose amino-acid sequence is MQLNPTLRRWPAQAVTAIAAVSMLAACGGSSKSTASSDTQPASSGGAAASAAPAASSGGAAADSGEKVTLTVQTFGGFDFDTSGLYDAYMKLHPNITIKASSVAQEQNYWPALQTHLRSGSGLADVQGIEVGRIADVTQNQADKWVDLDSLGAKDVAGDYFPWKIKQASTTDGKLLALGTDIGPQAVCYRADLFKAAGIPDDRESVAKAMSTWDGYIALGKKYEAAKPKAPFVDSASSLFNAITNQGSTKFYDASGKPVFDTNPAVAKAWDYAMQAHEAGLSAKLAQFSPPWMTAIAKGGFATVACPAWMVSFIEAQGKQAASGKWDIVPEPNGSGNWGGSFLGIPTASKHQKEAYDFIKWVTGAEQQVKLFTDPGRHFPSNAKAASDPKVAAVVDPYFRGAPVGKIFADAAANIPVQPNGAKDGVIQVDLNNGIQSVEQQGKDPKKAWDEAVKTTKDALSG
- a CDS encoding DNA-3-methyladenine glycosylase family protein, whose translation is MTPQPRTAPLATSGARPDATGVHDPGHLLDLRAVLGPLRRGGGDPAYAVEPAVGGGLPAVWRASLLPSGVASLRLAAEHLASGTVVTAQAWGPGAEEAVARVPDLLGASDASAGFAPSHPVLAESVRRHRGWRVPRTGCVVEALVPAVLEQKVTSTEARRAWRDLVRAYGVPAPGPTPVPMWAPPAARDWCRVPSWTWHQAGVDDKRAATIVRSCAVAPALERTLALPADEAAAVLCSLPGIGPWTAAEVLQRAHGSADHVSVGDLHLPGLVGWALAAEPWADDARMLELLEPYRGARYRAVRMVELALGGGLVPPRPRRAPRYAVRDFRRI
- a CDS encoding glycosyltransferase gives rise to the protein MDTALELPATSLRDAPPAPRQSLLVLDVVIPVFDEERDLGPCIERLHAYLRAELPFSFRITVADNASTDGTPLVAAALAAAYPEVRVQRLEEKGRGRALKAVWSESEAQVLAYMDVDLSTDLRALLPLVAPLVSGHSDVAIGTRLSRSSRVVRGAKREVVSRCYNTILRRTLAVRFSDAQCGFKAVRRDVAQRLLPLVEDPGWFFDTELLVLAQRAGLRIHEVPVDWVDDPDSRVDIVATAVADLKGVARLSRALATGSLPLARLRSELGRGPLDAGPSSVPGVPRGMAAQLIRFGGIGVLSTLAYVLLYAGLRGRLGAQAANLLALLVTAVANTAANRRLTFGVVSSEGALRQQAQGLVVFALGLALTSGSLAALAAAGTTSRGVEVAVLVLANLAATVLRFVLLRVWVFRGRRG
- a CDS encoding sensor histidine kinase yields the protein MPGRSLRTRLLLLLAVVTSLACLLVGSLALVAIDHSLRGNLDRQLTAQPGGGGQRHEVPPPGADPGCGTVRVPSRPNSVFACISDGTVEDARVFPAGSSFGSSGTALTRTSVFLSVPATDERRPVTRSVPGLGDYRLVAFGTPSTGVVRVIGYPLAEVTRQVHQVALDILLVSLGTVLLVVLGGAALLRRALAPLQRVAGVAARVSEMPLERGEVALGELVPARDADPRTEAGQVGSALNRLLVSMDSALNARHASEMRVRQFVADASHELRTPLAAIRGYAELTRRHRATLPEDTAYAMTRVESEAARMTSLVEDLLLLARLDSGRPLAAEPVDLTSVVVDAVSDAHAVSQDHRWELDLPDEPVEVVGDAGRLHQVVANLLSNARTHTPPGTAVEVALRREDGTCVVTVSDDGPGIPPDLLPDVFERFARGDSSRSRGAGSTGLGLAIVAAIVTAHGGAVGVGSVPGRTRFTVRLPLTPSADRPVDALLEPARRASEQPQRTAS
- a CDS encoding response regulator transcription factor translates to MTIATGLRSGANDPSATEDLRRPDGSPVRVLVVDDEPTLSELLSMALRYEGWDVRSAPDGLTAVRVARAEQPDAVVLDWMLPDIDGLEVLRRLRAEAPRLPVLFLTAKDAVEDRVAGLTAGGDDYVTKPFSIEEVVARLRGLMRRSGVSVAAESPLLVVGDLTMDEDSREVRRGGDSVALTATEFELLRYLMRNPRRVLSKAQILDRVWNYDFGGQANVVELYISYLRKKIDAGREPMIHTVRGAGYVLKPAVDAGA
- the manB gene encoding mannose-1-phosphate guanylyltransferase, encoding MSEAILLVGGKGTRLRPLTLNCAKPMIPTAGVPFLTHQLARLRDAGVTHVVLATSYRAETFSAHFGDGAELGLEIDYVTETEPLGTGGGIRNVADKLRSAPDEPVVIFNGDVLSGHDIAAQVAAHQERGADVTLHLVEVDDPRAFGCVVTDESGRVEAFLEKTPDPPTNRINAGCYVFKRSVIDGIPEGRPVSVERETFPGLLSSGALVLGHVDSAYWLDLGTPAAFVQGSRDLVTGRIASTAVPGPTGEKLVLPGGEVAIDAKVSGGTTVGAGAVVGRGAVVEGSVLLDGAVVEEGAVVRDSVVGAGASIGAGAVLEGVVVGEAARIGARNELLTGVRVWAGAELAEGSVRFSSDAG